A portion of the Microtus ochrogaster isolate Prairie Vole_2 unplaced genomic scaffold, MicOch1.0 UNK25, whole genome shotgun sequence genome contains these proteins:
- the Prmt6 gene encoding protein arginine N-methyltransferase 6, producing MSLIKKRRLESGGGGAGGEGAEEEDGGEQEAAPPRPRRTKRERDQLYYECYSDVSVHEEMIADRVRTDAYRLGILRNWASLRGKTVLDVGAGTGILSIFCAQAGARRVYAVEASAIWQQAREVVRLNGLEDRVHVLPGPVETVELPEQVDAIVSEWMGYGLLHESMLSSVLHARTKWLKEGGLLLPASAELFVAPISDQMLEWRLGFWSQVKQHYGVDMSCLESFATRCLMGHSEIVVQGLSGEDVLARPQRFAQLDLARAGLEQELETGVGGRFRCSCYGSAPLHGFAIWFQVTFPGGDSEKPLVLSTSPFHPATHWKQALLYLNEPVPVEQDTDISGEITLLPSRDNPRRLRVLLRYKVGDQEEKTKDFAMED from the coding sequence ATGTCGCTGATCAAGAAAAGAAGGCTTGAGTCGGGGGGCGGCGGCGCCGGAGGGGAGGGAGCTGAGGAGGAAGATGGCggggagcaggaggcagcccCGCCACGACCCCGAAGGACTAAGCGCGAGCGAGACCAGCTGTACTACGAGTGCTACTCCGACGTCTCGGTCCACGAGGAGATGATCGCCGACCGCGTCCGCACCGACGCCTACCGCCTGGGCATCCTGCGGAACTGGGCCTCGCTGCGAGGCAAGACCGTGCTGGACGTGGGCGCGGGCACCGGCATTCTGAGCATCTTCTGTGCCCAGGCCGGTGCCCGGCGCGTGTACGCGGTGGAGGCCAGCGCCATCTGGCAACAGGCCCGGGAGGTAGTGCGGCTCAACGGGTTGGAAGACCGCGTGCACGTCCTGCCGGGCCCCGTGGAGACGGTGGAGCTGCCGGAGCAGGTGGACGCCATCGTGAGCGAATGGATGGGCTACGGACTTCTGCACGAGTCCATGCTGAGCTCCGTGCTCCACGCGCGGACCAAATGGCTGAAGGAGGGCGGTCTCCTCCTGCCAGCTTCCGCGGAGCTTTTCGTGGCCCCGATTAGCGACCAGATGCTGGAATGGCGTCTGGGGTTCTGGAGCCAGGTGAAGCAGCATTACGGCGTGGACATGAGCTGCCTGGAAAGCTTCGCCACGCGCTGCCTGATGGGCCACTCGGAGATCGTGGTACAGGGGCTGTCCGGCGAGGACGTGCTGGCCCGGCCGCAGCGCTTTGCCCAGCTCGATCTGGCCCGCGCtggcctggagcaggagctggagaccGGTGTGGGCGGGCGCTTCCGCTGCAGCTGCTACGGCTCGGCGCCTCTGCACGGTTTTGCCATCTGGTTCCAGGTGACCTTCCCTGGAGGGGACTCGGAGAAGCCCCTGGTGCTGTCTACCTCGCCTTTTCACCCAGCCACTCACTGGAAGCAGGCGCTCCTCTATCTGAATGAGCCGGTGCCTGTGGAACAAGACACGGACATTTCAGGCGAGATCACTCTGCTGCCCTCCCGGGACAACCCCCGACGTCTGCGAGTGCTTCTGCGCTACAAAGTGGGGGACCAGGAGGAAAAGACCAAAGACTTTGCTATGGAGGACTGA